One region of Cobetia sp. cqz5-12 genomic DNA includes:
- the lolB gene encoding lipoprotein insertase outer membrane protein LolB: MITSPLPLSLPSQARRLLGPALLAMTLVLSGCASQMASDNAGDLTRSDGDWQQQDAQLAALTHWQLAGKVGIRTPEEGHSANLDWQQDGDDYHMLITGPLGAGRTTLIRDTDGVRLSSSEGDFEAPDAESLMLAQLGWSLPLGALDNWVRGVPAAGEHDLETDELGFPTTLYQNGWEVDYQDWTRAEGLWLPRKMKLYYGDLTATLIVNQWQAL; this comes from the coding sequence ATGATCACTTCTCCCCTGCCACTCTCCCTGCCGAGCCAGGCACGCCGCCTGCTCGGGCCAGCCCTGCTGGCCATGACCCTGGTACTCAGCGGCTGCGCCAGCCAGATGGCCAGCGACAATGCCGGGGACCTGACGCGCAGCGATGGCGACTGGCAGCAACAGGACGCACAACTCGCCGCCCTGACCCACTGGCAGCTGGCGGGCAAGGTCGGCATTCGCACCCCCGAGGAAGGCCACAGCGCCAACCTCGACTGGCAGCAGGACGGCGATGACTACCACATGCTGATCACCGGCCCGCTGGGCGCGGGGCGCACGACCCTGATCCGCGACACCGATGGCGTGCGCCTCTCCTCCTCCGAGGGGGACTTCGAGGCCCCGGATGCCGAGAGCCTGATGCTGGCGCAACTGGGCTGGTCATTGCCTCTGGGCGCCCTAGACAACTGGGTACGCGGCGTACCGGCCGCTGGTGAGCATGACCTCGAGACAGATGAACTGGGCTTCCCGACCACCCTCTACCAGAACGGCTGGGAAGTGGACTATCAGGACTGGACCCGCGCCGAAGGCCTGTGGCTGCCGCGCAAGATGAAGCTCTACTACGGCGACCTCACCGCCACTCTGATCGTCAACCA
- a CDS encoding DUF6584 family protein, with translation MSDSAPLSAQPDPLATAPPIQQGLDADSLNQLLGAELAGQRGDYPRAANGYLAASRHFDDPELARRAVLAARFADNPALLERAAERWQQLDESASEPGIIRARLAVERGDWQAALEQRLMLTTSGGNGNLATLAEQAIDAGAELEPLLAMLETHIAQHPEQPMPGIAAALFEAALGNETQARARLVRLESAHATLAELWLARSEIERSAGRLEAARRAVAQGLEIAPDDSRLILSAAQTELASGDLDAARERIDSLISRHPNAPRLRLALASLYLDADSPEDAHRLLLPLLDEDPVPDAAYALLGLAAESSGDVDNAILYYRQVPDGERYISSRARAAQLLVEHERTDEARQFLAVERLRHPRHAMTLLSFEIDLLDSQEAHAEADALLSSSITTRRKALAQASAAQQADTRNTLESELGSLLFLRGIRRLEDDQLGGMEEDLREVIALEPDNASAYNALGYTLLVETDRLEEALALIERAHALSPDDAAILDSLGWGRYLTDDLDNALAPLEAAWAQQQDAEIGAHLIEVLWALGREDEARGLAIELSERFEEASELEALFQHIPELRPVVDAP, from the coding sequence ATGAGCGACTCCGCGCCCCTGTCGGCACAGCCCGACCCTCTGGCCACGGCGCCGCCCATCCAGCAGGGCCTGGATGCCGACAGCCTCAACCAGCTGCTGGGCGCCGAACTCGCCGGACAGCGCGGTGACTATCCCCGCGCTGCCAATGGCTATCTGGCCGCCAGCCGTCACTTCGATGACCCGGAACTGGCGCGACGCGCCGTGCTAGCGGCCCGTTTCGCCGATAACCCGGCCCTGCTGGAGCGCGCCGCCGAACGCTGGCAGCAACTCGATGAGTCTGCCAGCGAGCCCGGCATCATCCGCGCCCGCCTGGCGGTCGAACGAGGCGACTGGCAGGCCGCGCTCGAGCAGCGCCTGATGCTCACCACCAGTGGCGGCAATGGCAATCTGGCGACCCTGGCCGAGCAGGCGATCGATGCCGGCGCCGAACTCGAACCCCTGCTGGCGATGCTGGAGACGCATATCGCCCAGCATCCCGAGCAGCCGATGCCCGGGATTGCCGCGGCACTGTTCGAGGCAGCGCTGGGCAATGAGACCCAGGCGCGTGCACGCCTGGTGCGTCTGGAGAGTGCTCACGCCACGTTGGCAGAGCTCTGGCTGGCGCGCAGCGAGATCGAACGCAGCGCGGGGCGTCTCGAGGCGGCGCGGCGCGCGGTGGCCCAGGGCCTGGAGATCGCTCCCGATGACAGCCGCCTGATCCTGAGCGCCGCGCAGACCGAACTGGCCAGCGGCGATCTGGACGCGGCACGCGAGCGCATCGACAGTCTCATCTCCCGCCATCCCAACGCGCCACGTCTGCGCCTGGCGCTGGCCAGTCTCTATCTTGATGCCGATTCGCCCGAGGACGCCCATCGCCTGCTGCTGCCACTGCTCGATGAAGACCCGGTGCCGGACGCCGCCTACGCCCTGCTGGGGCTGGCCGCCGAGTCCAGCGGCGATGTCGACAACGCCATCCTTTACTACCGTCAGGTGCCGGACGGCGAACGCTACATCTCCAGCCGCGCCCGCGCCGCCCAGCTGCTGGTCGAACATGAGCGCACGGACGAGGCCCGCCAGTTCCTGGCCGTGGAACGCCTGCGTCATCCGCGTCATGCCATGACGCTGCTCAGCTTCGAGATCGACCTGCTCGACTCCCAGGAGGCGCATGCCGAGGCCGATGCACTGCTGAGCAGCAGCATCACCACGCGTCGCAAGGCGCTTGCGCAGGCCAGCGCCGCCCAGCAGGCCGACACGCGCAACACCCTGGAGAGCGAGCTGGGCAGCCTGCTGTTCCTGCGCGGCATCCGCCGACTGGAAGATGATCAGCTGGGCGGCATGGAAGAGGACCTGCGGGAAGTCATCGCACTGGAACCCGACAACGCCAGCGCCTACAACGCGCTCGGCTACACCCTGCTGGTGGAGACGGACCGCCTCGAGGAAGCGCTGGCCTTGATCGAGCGCGCCCACGCGCTGTCGCCCGACGACGCGGCCATTCTGGACAGCCTCGGCTGGGGGCGCTATCTGACCGACGACCTCGACAATGCGCTGGCACCGCTGGAAGCCGCCTGGGCCCAGCAGCAGGATGCCGAGATCGGCGCTCATCTCATCGAGGTGCTATGGGCGCTGGGCCGCGAGGATGAAGCCCGCGGCCTGGCGATAGAGCTGAGCGAGCGCTTCGAAGAAGCCAGCGAGCTCGAAGCCCTGTTCCAGCACATCCCCGAACTGCGCCCGGTCGTCGACGCCCCCTGA
- the hemA gene encoding glutamyl-tRNA reductase — translation MTLLALGINHRTAAVDVRERVAFTPAQLDAALGELKRLPAVSEAAVLSTCNRTELYCVTSDGAKSVLEWLGRFHRLPVEELTRCSYQHLGEEAVRHLIRVAVGLDSMVLGEPQILGQLKDAYQFARNSVGLGGELEQLFQHIFQVAKQVRTETGIGENPVSVAYAAVSMASHIFDDFSRANALLIGAGETIELVARHLKEAGIANLCIANRTVSRAERLADELGGSAIGLEGIPHALENADIVIASTASQLPILGKGMVERALKKRRYKPVFMVDIAVPRDIEPQVGDLDDVFLYTVDDLQEVIDENRRHRELAAAQAEELIRQGVNAWQHLKRVRSGGEVIKRYRSHGEQLRAECEAQALAELDQGRDPQEVVAQLARQLANRFMHHPTLALRQASGDDRQDILQTAQTLLLAPADSSQDPS, via the coding sequence ATGACCCTTCTTGCCCTTGGCATCAATCACCGCACCGCCGCCGTTGACGTGCGCGAGCGCGTTGCTTTCACGCCTGCGCAGCTCGATGCCGCGCTGGGCGAATTGAAGCGCCTGCCGGCGGTCTCCGAAGCGGCGGTGCTGTCGACCTGCAATCGTACCGAGCTCTACTGCGTGACCAGCGATGGCGCCAAGTCGGTGCTCGAGTGGCTGGGGCGCTTTCACCGCCTGCCGGTGGAGGAGCTGACGCGCTGCAGCTATCAGCACCTGGGAGAAGAGGCGGTACGCCACCTGATCCGCGTCGCGGTGGGGCTGGACTCGATGGTGCTGGGCGAGCCGCAGATTCTGGGCCAGCTCAAGGACGCCTATCAGTTCGCGCGCAACTCGGTGGGTCTGGGCGGTGAGCTCGAGCAGCTCTTCCAGCATATCTTCCAGGTCGCCAAGCAGGTACGCACCGAGACCGGTATCGGCGAGAACCCCGTCTCGGTAGCCTACGCCGCCGTCAGCATGGCCAGCCACATCTTCGATGACTTCTCGCGGGCCAATGCCTTGTTGATCGGTGCCGGCGAGACCATCGAACTCGTCGCGCGTCATCTCAAGGAAGCGGGCATCGCCAACCTGTGCATCGCCAACCGCACCGTGTCGCGCGCCGAGCGTCTGGCTGATGAGCTGGGCGGGAGCGCCATCGGCCTGGAAGGCATCCCGCATGCCCTCGAGAATGCCGATATCGTGATAGCCTCCACCGCTTCCCAGCTGCCGATTCTCGGCAAGGGCATGGTGGAGCGCGCGCTCAAGAAGCGTCGCTACAAGCCGGTGTTCATGGTCGACATCGCCGTGCCGCGCGATATCGAGCCGCAGGTCGGTGACCTCGACGACGTCTTCCTCTATACCGTCGATGACCTGCAGGAAGTGATCGACGAGAATCGTCGCCACCGCGAGCTGGCTGCTGCCCAGGCAGAAGAGCTGATTCGCCAGGGTGTCAACGCCTGGCAGCACCTCAAGCGGGTGCGCAGTGGTGGCGAAGTCATCAAGCGCTACCGCAGCCATGGCGAGCAACTGCGCGCCGAATGCGAGGCGCAGGCGCTGGCGGAGCTCGATCAGGGACGCGACCCCCAGGAAGTGGTCGCGCAGCTGGCTCGCCAGCTGGCCAATCGCTTCATGCATCACCCGACGCTGGCACTGCGCCAGGCCTCGGGAGACGATCGCCAGGATATTCTTCAGACGGCCCAGACGCTTCTGCTCGCGCCGGCTGATTCATCACAGGACCCTTCATGA
- the prfA gene encoding peptide chain release factor 1, with protein MKDSLISKLDTFHDRFEEISALLSEPEVIGNQARFRDLSREYAELEPLIEAWRRHRGLNEDRDAALAMAEDSDPEMRDMAREEVRDTDAALEVLEAEITQLLIPRDPDDGANVFLEVRAGTGGDEAALFAGDLFKMYSRYAELKGWKVETVSASHGEHGGFKEVIARVKGEGVYSRLKFESGAHRVQRVPATESQGRIHTSACTVAVMPEADEVGDVDINPADLRVDTYRSSGAGGQHVNTTDSAIRITHLPTGVVVECQDERSQHKNRARAMSLLAARLKQAAVDSQAQATSDARRKLVGSGDRSERIRTYNFPQGRLTDHRINLTLYKLNEVIAGQLDEVIEPLVVEYQADQLTALQEQ; from the coding sequence ATGAAAGACAGCCTCATCTCCAAGCTCGACACCTTCCATGACCGCTTCGAGGAGATCTCCGCACTGTTGTCGGAGCCCGAAGTGATCGGGAACCAGGCCAGGTTCCGCGACCTGTCGCGGGAGTATGCCGAGCTTGAGCCATTGATCGAGGCATGGCGCCGCCATCGCGGCCTGAACGAAGACCGTGACGCCGCGCTGGCGATGGCGGAGGACAGTGACCCCGAGATGCGCGACATGGCGCGTGAGGAAGTCCGCGATACCGATGCCGCGCTTGAGGTGCTGGAAGCCGAGATCACCCAGCTGCTGATTCCGCGTGACCCGGATGATGGCGCCAACGTCTTCCTCGAGGTGCGCGCCGGCACGGGCGGTGACGAGGCGGCGCTGTTCGCCGGTGACCTGTTCAAGATGTACTCGCGCTACGCCGAGCTCAAGGGCTGGAAGGTCGAGACCGTCAGCGCCAGTCACGGCGAGCACGGCGGCTTCAAGGAAGTCATCGCCCGCGTCAAGGGCGAAGGCGTCTACTCGCGCCTCAAGTTCGAGTCCGGCGCGCACCGTGTGCAGCGCGTGCCTGCTACCGAATCCCAGGGGCGTATCCATACCTCGGCCTGCACCGTGGCGGTGATGCCCGAGGCCGATGAAGTCGGTGACGTCGACATCAATCCGGCCGACCTGCGCGTGGATACCTATCGCAGCTCCGGCGCCGGTGGTCAGCACGTCAACACCACGGATTCCGCGATTCGCATCACCCACCTGCCCACCGGCGTGGTGGTGGAGTGTCAGGACGAGCGCAGTCAGCACAAGAACCGCGCGCGCGCCATGTCACTGCTGGCGGCGCGTCTCAAGCAGGCCGCGGTGGACAGCCAGGCACAGGCCACCTCCGATGCGCGTCGCAAGCTGGTCGGCTCGGGCGATCGCTCCGAGCGCATCCGGACCTACAACTTCCCGCAGGGGCGTCTGACCGATCACCGCATCAACCTGACGCTCTACAAGCTCAATGAAGTGATCGCCGGCCAGCTGGACGAGGTGATCGAGCCGCTGGTGGTGGAATACCAGGCCGATCAGCTGACCGCATTGCAGGAGCAATAA
- the prmC gene encoding peptide chain release factor N(5)-glutamine methyltransferase — translation MRIDVTLAAATARLSEAGSDSPRLDAELLLGEVMGRERTWFYTWGDRDLESEAGAEGVARFEALLARRAEGHPVAHLLGRREFYGLTLACSPATLIPRPDTEVMVECALELAEATSGKLLDLGTGTGAIALAFARHRPQWQVLGVDLIEEAVQLARGNAERLAIANAEFRQSDWFSAVTETDFALITSNPPYLADDDPHLALGDVRFEPRSALVADKSGLADFLHLIATAPQHLAAGGHLMLEHGLTQGSEVREALRAGGFVDVETLEDLGGRERITLGKLA, via the coding sequence GTGAGAATCGATGTCACCCTGGCAGCCGCGACTGCCCGCCTGAGCGAGGCGGGCAGTGATTCCCCGCGTCTGGATGCCGAGTTGCTGCTGGGCGAGGTAATGGGGCGTGAGCGCACCTGGTTCTACACCTGGGGCGATCGTGATCTCGAGAGCGAGGCCGGCGCCGAGGGCGTGGCACGTTTCGAGGCGCTGCTGGCGCGTCGGGCCGAGGGCCATCCCGTGGCGCACCTGCTCGGGCGGCGTGAGTTCTATGGCCTGACGCTGGCCTGTTCACCGGCCACGTTGATTCCGCGCCCGGATACCGAGGTCATGGTGGAGTGCGCGCTGGAACTGGCCGAGGCCACCAGCGGCAAGTTGCTGGATCTCGGCACCGGCACCGGTGCCATCGCGCTGGCCTTTGCACGTCATCGCCCGCAGTGGCAGGTGCTGGGGGTCGATCTCATCGAGGAAGCCGTGCAGCTTGCGCGTGGCAATGCCGAGCGCCTGGCGATCGCCAATGCCGAATTCCGCCAAAGTGACTGGTTCAGTGCCGTCACCGAGACCGACTTCGCGCTGATCACTTCCAATCCTCCCTATCTGGCCGATGATGACCCGCATCTCGCGCTTGGCGATGTGCGCTTCGAACCACGCTCGGCGCTGGTCGCGGACAAGTCTGGACTGGCAGATTTCCTGCACCTGATCGCGACGGCACCGCAGCATCTGGCCGCAGGCGGTCATCTGATGCTTGAACATGGTCTTACCCAGGGCAGTGAAGTCCGCGAGGCACTGCGTGCCGGCGGCTTCGTCGACGTCGAGACCCTGGAAGACCTGGGCGGGCGCGAACGCATCACGCTGGGCAAGCTGGCCTGA
- a CDS encoding Lrp/AsnC ligand binding domain-containing protein → MKAKSRSLDRIDLKILRCLQENARISYVDLASEVGLSTTPCLERVKRLERAGVIRGYKAVLDPKALKANLLVFVEISLETQSPSVFDEFRRAVSKLPQIQECHLVSGQFDYILKCRIPEMSAYRQLLGDVVLTLPGVKESKSYVVMEEVKEQFSLHVPDIEELDAK, encoded by the coding sequence ATGAAAGCAAAATCACGCTCTCTGGACCGCATCGACCTCAAGATTCTGCGTTGCCTGCAAGAGAATGCCCGCATCTCCTATGTCGACCTCGCCTCGGAAGTCGGCCTTTCCACCACGCCGTGCCTGGAGCGCGTCAAACGCCTCGAGCGTGCCGGCGTCATCCGCGGTTACAAGGCGGTGCTCGACCCCAAGGCGCTCAAGGCCAATCTGCTGGTCTTCGTCGAGATCAGTCTCGAGACGCAGTCGCCGTCGGTGTTCGATGAATTCCGCCGCGCCGTCTCCAAGCTGCCGCAGATCCAGGAATGTCATCTGGTCTCCGGTCAGTTCGACTACATCCTCAAGTGCCGAATTCCGGAAATGTCCGCCTATCGTCAGCTGCTTGGCGATGTGGTGCTGACGCTTCCCGGTGTCAAGGAATCCAAGAGTTATGTGGTGATGGAAGAGGTCAAGGAGCAGTTCTCGCTGCATGTGCCCGATATCGAGGAGCTGGATGCCAAGTAG
- a CDS encoding HesA/MoeB/ThiF family protein, producing the protein MQDSQLLRYSRQILLPQVDIAGQQRLLAARVLVIGAGGLGCPAALYLAAAGIGTLVVADDDHVELSNLQRQIAHGDADIDQPKAKSLASSLLAINPDTEVIALSERLEGEALAEQVAAADVVLDCTDRFSSRFPINAACVAAGTPLVSGAAIRFSGQLAVFDRREPKAPCYGCLYPPDELGDEELTCAESGVIAPLVGIIGAFQALEALKLISGAGSVHRGLATFDGLSGEWRRMGLKRDPGCQVCSQTP; encoded by the coding sequence ATGCAAGATTCGCAATTGCTGCGCTACTCGCGCCAGATCCTGCTCCCTCAGGTCGACATCGCCGGGCAGCAGCGCCTGTTGGCGGCGCGGGTTCTGGTGATCGGGGCAGGTGGTCTGGGCTGCCCGGCAGCGCTCTATCTGGCAGCCGCGGGCATCGGCACCCTGGTGGTGGCCGATGATGACCACGTAGAGCTGTCCAATCTGCAGCGCCAGATCGCCCATGGTGACGCCGACATCGATCAGCCCAAGGCGAAATCACTTGCTTCCTCGCTGTTGGCGATCAACCCCGATACCGAGGTGATCGCGTTGTCGGAGCGTCTCGAGGGTGAGGCACTGGCCGAGCAGGTCGCGGCAGCAGATGTGGTGCTTGATTGCACCGATCGCTTCAGCTCGCGCTTCCCGATCAACGCCGCCTGTGTGGCAGCGGGCACCCCGCTGGTGTCCGGTGCTGCCATTCGTTTTTCCGGCCAGCTGGCGGTGTTTGATCGCCGTGAGCCAAAGGCGCCGTGTTATGGCTGTCTGTATCCGCCGGATGAGCTGGGCGATGAAGAGCTGACCTGCGCCGAGAGCGGTGTCATCGCGCCGCTGGTCGGCATCATCGGCGCCTTCCAGGCATTAGAGGCCCTCAAGCTGATCAGCGGGGCCGGCAGCGTGCATCGCGGACTGGCGACCTTCGATGGTCTGAGCGGTGAATGGCGACGCATGGGCCTCAAGCGTGATCCCGGCTGTCAGGTGTGTAGTCAGACGCCATGA
- a CDS encoding NAD(P)/FAD-dependent oxidoreductase, producing the protein MGGFRSGTQSESTGSYSYYQASQRVTLAPCPPLAGEQRADVCVIGGGVTGCSAALHLAERGYSVILLEAQSIGFGASGRSGGQILPGLGTDIATVEKALGREQARAIWEMSRESVRLTAELVARHRIPCDFTQGYLHAAVKPRHVRELQEFQSRMARDYDYHALQWLQGDALRERVVTDAYPGALHDGEGGHLHPLNYTLGLARAAQQAGVTLCEQSRVRQLDHGQSGDTVGDTSRRARIHTEHGCVSAEFVVVATNAYLNGLVASLEERIMRVANYIVATEPLSEAQVAQVLPQDDALSDANFVLDYYSLSADRRLLYGGEVSYTGQEPHGLKARMDSKIRRLFPVLDGVAIDYRWGGDVAITMNRAPDFGRLAPNVYYAQGYSGHGMSLAGLAGKLVAETIAGQAERFDIFAAMPHRPFVGGRWLRTPLLVLATSFYTLRDRL; encoded by the coding sequence ATGGGCGGCTTCAGATCAGGCACGCAGAGCGAGAGTACTGGCTCGTATTCCTACTACCAGGCCAGCCAGCGTGTGACGCTTGCCCCATGCCCGCCTCTTGCAGGTGAGCAGCGTGCCGATGTCTGCGTGATCGGCGGCGGTGTCACGGGCTGCTCCGCTGCGCTGCATCTGGCCGAGCGTGGCTACTCGGTCATTCTGCTGGAAGCGCAGTCCATCGGTTTCGGAGCCTCCGGGCGCAGTGGCGGGCAGATCCTGCCGGGGCTCGGCACCGATATCGCGACCGTCGAGAAGGCGCTGGGACGCGAGCAGGCACGCGCCATCTGGGAGATGAGCCGCGAGTCCGTGCGTCTGACCGCCGAGCTGGTCGCCAGGCATCGGATTCCCTGCGATTTCACCCAGGGCTACCTGCATGCCGCGGTCAAGCCGCGTCATGTACGCGAACTGCAGGAATTCCAGTCGCGCATGGCACGCGATTACGACTATCACGCGCTGCAGTGGCTGCAGGGCGATGCGCTGCGCGAGCGGGTCGTCACCGATGCCTATCCGGGCGCGCTGCATGATGGCGAGGGCGGTCATCTACATCCGCTCAACTACACCCTCGGACTGGCACGAGCTGCCCAGCAGGCCGGCGTCACGCTCTGCGAGCAGAGTCGGGTGCGTCAGCTCGACCACGGCCAGAGCGGCGATACCGTCGGTGATACGTCACGGCGTGCCCGTATCCATACCGAGCATGGCTGCGTGAGCGCCGAATTCGTAGTCGTGGCCACCAATGCCTACCTCAATGGCCTCGTCGCCTCGCTGGAAGAGCGCATCATGCGCGTCGCCAATTACATCGTCGCCACCGAACCGCTCAGCGAGGCTCAGGTTGCGCAGGTCCTGCCCCAGGATGACGCGCTTTCCGATGCCAACTTCGTGCTCGACTACTACAGTCTCTCTGCCGACAGACGTCTGCTGTATGGCGGTGAGGTGAGCTATACCGGTCAGGAGCCGCATGGCCTCAAGGCGCGCATGGACAGCAAGATTCGTCGCCTGTTTCCGGTGCTCGATGGCGTGGCGATCGATTACCGCTGGGGCGGTGACGTGGCCATCACCATGAATCGCGCACCCGACTTCGGGCGTCTCGCGCCGAATGTCTATTACGCCCAGGGCTACTCGGGACATGGCATGTCGCTTGCAGGACTGGCGGGCAAGCTGGTCGCCGAGACGATCGCCGGCCAGGCGGAACGTTTCGATATCTTTGCCGCCATGCCGCATCGCCCCTTCGTGGGTGGGCGCTGGCTGCGAACCCCTCTGCTGGTCCTGGCGACCAGCTTTTACACGTTACGTGATCGGCTCTAG
- a CDS encoding ABC transporter ATP-binding protein: protein MNNRKGGAMSAVDGKDAGTPEQLAAAKPVAVRAPGGTHASENVSEHGGESHGANADHPALTRRAASSIQLKGLHKRFGNEVAALDGVDLSIQPGEFFTLLGPSGCGKTTLLRILAGLEALDEGQVVIGGRDVTEVPPHQRSVNTVFQSYALFPHLSVRDNLAFGLKMRGVAAGEREARVAEMAEFIKLGSLIDRRVDQLSGGQRQRIALARALVCEPDVLLLDEPLSALDAGLRSQIQIELLRLQKRLGMTFVFVTHDQQEAMVMSDRIAVLDSGSLQQVGSPREIYERPANAFVARFMGHANLFDVTARDDSRSDAIRLTTPLGVLTAQAPGTGSLLLLRPETLDLRRRPASEFERHDVLENHLPGRVQERLYRGSHAEYRVEVAGVSVQVVVNNRGGQLPDVGDQVDVVVAAQDLITLGE, encoded by the coding sequence GTGAATAATCGCAAGGGAGGCGCGATGAGCGCGGTGGATGGCAAGGACGCTGGTACACCTGAGCAGCTTGCGGCGGCAAAGCCTGTCGCTGTGCGGGCGCCTGGCGGTACGCACGCCAGCGAGAACGTCAGTGAGCATGGCGGTGAGAGCCACGGCGCGAATGCGGATCATCCCGCGCTGACGCGACGCGCGGCGTCCTCCATTCAGCTCAAGGGGCTGCACAAACGCTTCGGCAATGAGGTGGCGGCTCTGGACGGCGTGGATCTGAGCATCCAACCCGGCGAGTTCTTTACGCTGCTGGGCCCTTCGGGCTGTGGCAAGACGACACTGTTGCGGATTCTGGCCGGTCTCGAGGCGCTGGATGAAGGTCAGGTGGTGATCGGCGGACGGGACGTCACCGAGGTACCGCCGCATCAGCGTAGCGTCAACACTGTCTTCCAGTCCTATGCGCTGTTCCCGCATCTCTCGGTGCGCGACAACCTGGCGTTCGGCCTGAAGATGCGTGGCGTCGCTGCCGGGGAGCGCGAGGCCAGGGTTGCCGAGATGGCGGAGTTCATCAAGCTGGGCAGCCTGATCGATCGTCGTGTCGACCAGCTCTCCGGTGGTCAGCGTCAGCGTATCGCGCTGGCGCGGGCGCTGGTCTGCGAGCCGGATGTGCTGCTGCTGGATGAGCCGCTGTCGGCACTGGATGCCGGCCTGCGCAGCCAGATCCAGATCGAGCTGCTGCGTCTGCAGAAGCGCCTCGGCATGACCTTCGTCTTCGTCACCCATGATCAGCAGGAAGCGATGGTGATGTCGGACCGCATTGCGGTGCTCGACAGCGGCAGCCTCCAGCAGGTGGGCTCGCCGCGTGAGATCTACGAGCGTCCGGCCAATGCCTTCGTGGCGCGTTTCATGGGGCATGCCAATCTGTTCGACGTCACGGCTCGCGATGACAGCCGCAGTGATGCCATCCGACTGACCACGCCGCTGGGCGTACTGACCGCACAGGCACCGGGCACTGGCAGTCTGCTGCTGCTGCGCCCCGAGACGCTGGACCTGCGCCGGCGTCCCGCCAGCGAGTTCGAGCGTCACGACGTACTGGAGAATCACTTGCCGGGCCGAGTGCAGGAGCGACTCTACCGCGGCAGCCACGCCGAATATCGCGTCGAGGTGGCGGGTGTCAGCGTGCAGGTGGTGGTCAACAACCGGGGGGGGCAGCTGCCGGACGTCGGTGACCAGGTCGATGTGGTGGTCGCCGCGCAAGATCTGATCACGCTGGGAGAATGA
- a CDS encoding ABC transporter permease produces MAYHATLATARSRAVVAESRHLLLTVAPGALWIIVFLVLPSLYLMSVAFMTNGPYGLPEMPLSLTSFTQLAGQGFLGWSPGNLMTLGRSLWQTVLSTLLVVLVAYPIAYYISQSDQRWRPIMLLAVVVPSWTNQVIRTFGWMNLLAPGTPLAELAEAMGMIAPNMGLYPSNFAVTLGLVYNFLPFMVLPLYAAFEKLNLSLVEAAQDLYASPLKAFWHAVFPQTLPGLLAGVVLVAIPAFGMYVIPELLGGGKGMMLGNLVANQFAGSANWPLGAAGAILMLIATFIGLYAMRRIGKRLGGGEEVVI; encoded by the coding sequence ATGGCCTATCACGCAACCCTGGCCACTGCGCGTAGCCGCGCGGTGGTCGCCGAGTCACGCCACCTGTTGCTGACGGTCGCGCCCGGTGCACTGTGGATCATCGTCTTTCTGGTGCTGCCCAGTCTCTATCTGATGAGCGTGGCCTTCATGACCAACGGCCCCTATGGACTGCCGGAAATGCCGTTGTCATTGACCTCGTTCACGCAGCTGGCCGGGCAGGGCTTTCTCGGCTGGAGTCCGGGCAACCTGATGACGCTGGGGCGCTCGCTGTGGCAGACCGTGCTTTCCACCCTGCTGGTGGTGCTGGTGGCCTACCCGATCGCCTATTACATCTCGCAGTCAGACCAGCGCTGGCGGCCGATCATGCTGCTCGCGGTAGTCGTGCCGTCCTGGACCAATCAGGTCATTCGCACCTTCGGCTGGATGAATCTGCTGGCACCGGGCACGCCACTGGCGGAGCTGGCGGAAGCCATGGGCATGATCGCGCCCAACATGGGGCTCTATCCGTCCAATTTCGCGGTCACCCTGGGGCTGGTCTACAACTTCCTGCCGTTCATGGTGCTGCCGCTGTACGCCGCCTTCGAGAAGTTGAACCTCTCGCTGGTGGAGGCGGCGCAGGACCTCTACGCCTCGCCGCTCAAGGCCTTCTGGCACGCCGTCTTTCCCCAGACGCTGCCGGGGCTGTTGGCGGGTGTCGTGCTGGTGGCGATTCCAGCCTTCGGCATGTACGTGATTCCGGAGCTGCTGGGCGGCGGCAAGGGCATGATGCTGGGCAACTTGGTCGCCAATCAGTTCGCTGGCAGCGCCAATTGGCCACTGGGAGCGGCGGGAGCGATCCTGATGCTGATCGCGACCTTCATCGGCCTCTACGCCATGCGCCGCATCGGCAAGCGGCTGGGCGGCGGTGAAGAGGTGGTGATATGA